In Sulfoacidibacillus ferrooxidans, the following proteins share a genomic window:
- a CDS encoding helix-turn-helix transcriptional regulator, which translates to MAEQKFDSYLKDARLRKGLSQEELARQANVSKETIRNIEKGLSIPNVLLAIGLGALLGVAVTELFMERG; encoded by the coding sequence TTGGCTGAACAGAAATTTGATTCCTACTTGAAGGATGCCAGGCTGAGAAAGGGACTGTCCCAAGAAGAGCTCGCACGTCAGGCGAATGTCAGCAAAGAAACCATTCGAAACATCGAAAAGGGATTGTCCATCCCAAATGTCTTATTGGCAATCGGATTGGGTGCGCTTCTGGGCGTGGCGGTCACTGAACTTTTTATGGAAAGGGGATAA
- a CDS encoding cysteine hydrolase family protein, with translation MSQKALLVIDAQVGLVEVVFSGREKAAVIGTLVGQARSANVPVLFVQHDSDEGILQVGSRGWQLHSEIGYREGDLVVRKRASDAFYQTSLEEELRERDVTEVIIAGFQTEFCIDTTTRRATTLGLDVTLVEDAHSSCGNEFLTGEQVIKHHNLTLNGFGNDEFWIDVQPSAVVSFLA, from the coding sequence ATGAGTCAGAAGGCGCTTCTAGTCATTGATGCACAAGTCGGATTGGTCGAAGTTGTTTTCTCTGGGCGCGAGAAAGCTGCCGTCATTGGAACACTTGTTGGACAGGCGCGTTCCGCGAATGTTCCGGTTCTGTTTGTACAGCATGACAGCGATGAAGGTATCCTTCAAGTTGGGTCTCGCGGATGGCAACTCCACTCAGAGATAGGGTATAGGGAAGGGGACCTCGTGGTGCGAAAGCGTGCCTCGGATGCCTTTTATCAGACGTCATTGGAAGAGGAACTCCGGGAACGCGACGTCACAGAAGTGATCATTGCCGGGTTCCAGACGGAGTTTTGCATCGATACGACTACACGTCGAGCGACAACTCTCGGGTTAGACGTCACGTTAGTGGAGGATGCTCACTCTTCATGTGGCAACGAGTTCCTGACTGGTGAGCAAGTGATTAAGCACCATAATCTCACGCTAAACGGGTTCGGCAACGATGAGTTTTGGATCGACGTGCAGCCGAGTGCTGTAGTGAGCTTCTTAGCTTAA